The genome window ACGTTGGTACGCTAAGTGCGATACTTTTTTATTTTAAAGATACGATTTTTAAGCTACTTCGTGACTTTTTTGCCTCGATCGCACAAAGAAAGATGGTAGGCGATAGCTTGCTTGTTTGGTGTGTCGGCTTTGCTACCATTCCAGTTGGGATTTTTGGACTTTTGTTTAACAATATTATCGAAGAGTACGCAAGAAGCGGCGTTGTGATCGCTATTACTACGATCGTCTTTGGCATAGCGCTTTACTTTGCAGATCTTCGCTCGACAAATAAAAGCGAATATGAAATGACCATAAAATTTGCACTTATTATCGGCCTTGCTCAAGCTGTGGCGCTCATCCCTGGCGTCTCAAGATCAGGCATAACGATGACAGCAGCCTTATTTTTAGGATTTAGCCACAAGGGTAGTGCGAATTTCTCATTTTTGATGTCGATCCCAGTCATCATCCTAGCCGGCGGACTTGAGAGCATCAAGCTTATAAAAGATCCAAACGCTTTGCCATGGAGCGACATTGCCCTTGGTGTCATTATAAGTGCAGTTAGCGCTTATCTTTGCGTTAAGCTATTTATGGGGATCATCTCAAGAATCAGGATGCTTCCTTTTGTCATCTACCGCTTGATCTTGGGAACATTTTTACTTTATCTATTTTTGTGATTTTAAGGCTTTAGAAAGTAAAAGCCAAGTGTGGAGAAATTTTTCACAC of Campylobacter concisus contains these proteins:
- a CDS encoding undecaprenyl-diphosphate phosphatase, with product MEISHVIVLALVQGISEFLPISSSAHLILVPKLLGWPDQGLAFDVAVHVGTLSAILFYFKDTIFKLLRDFFASIAQRKMVGDSLLVWCVGFATIPVGIFGLLFNNIIEEYARSGVVIAITTIVFGIALYFADLRSTNKSEYEMTIKFALIIGLAQAVALIPGVSRSGITMTAALFLGFSHKGSANFSFLMSIPVIILAGGLESIKLIKDPNALPWSDIALGVIISAVSAYLCVKLFMGIISRIRMLPFVIYRLILGTFLLYLFL